One segment of Limisphaerales bacterium DNA contains the following:
- a CDS encoding cysteine hydrolase, translating to MNSHDAILKAKLRLIDETHRFVPKRSALLIIDMQHGFVDEGASLEVAAARDLIPNMKSLIAAFRAAKAPVVFTEFVYADNVPCLRGDPFGIEHLKAEGAPGFGSKSSNCLVGHNAGTGVESADTIPALQPRPEELIIRGHTYDKFYGTPLDLALRSQDISHLFLTGITTDVCVNATLIAATQRNYRVTAITDACASPWPELHEACFKIWQPKFARLKPTATVLDEISVQ from the coding sequence GTGAATTCCCACGACGCCATTCTTAAGGCGAAGCTGAGGTTGATTGATGAGACGCACCGGTTTGTGCCGAAGCGGTCGGCGTTGTTGATCATCGATATGCAGCACGGGTTTGTGGATGAAGGGGCTTCGCTGGAGGTGGCAGCGGCACGTGATCTCATTCCCAACATGAAAAGCCTCATCGCTGCCTTTCGCGCGGCGAAGGCGCCGGTGGTGTTCACCGAATTTGTGTATGCAGACAACGTGCCGTGTCTTCGAGGTGATCCTTTCGGCATTGAACATCTGAAGGCCGAAGGCGCACCGGGATTTGGCAGCAAGTCCAGCAACTGTCTGGTCGGGCATAATGCCGGCACCGGCGTGGAATCGGCCGACACCATTCCGGCGCTACAACCGCGACCGGAGGAGTTGATCATCCGGGGGCATACTTACGATAAATTCTACGGCACCCCGTTGGACCTCGCCTTGCGCAGTCAGGATATTTCGCATCTCTTTCTCACCGGCATCACTACTGATGTGTGCGTGAACGCCACGCTCATCGCTGCCACCCAGCGCAACTACCGCGTCACCGCCATCACCGACGCCTGCGCCTCTCCTTGGCCGGAGCTGCATGAGGCGTGCTTTAAAATTTGGCAACCCAAGTTCGCCCGCCTGAAACCCACGGCGACTGTGCTCGACGAAATTTCTGTTCAATAA
- a CDS encoding acetylxylan esterase, protein MKRILIPLCALAWATLAVAEVPRVFPQGQQPDDIRLKPLKDLNGHFPFAVPKTLEAWKARKAALQLRVAVANGLYPMPPKTPLNAVVHGKVHRKGFSAEKVYFESLPGFYVTGILFRPTDKIEGKRPAVLCPHGHGGRLQMHSESAILNEIKIGAEKHKESGRMPKVARAATLARLGNVVLLFDMIGYADSTQLSYELAHRFRTQRPAMEGKTNWGLYSAQAELRLQSIMGLQTWNGIRALDFLASLPEVDSKRIAVTGGSGGGTQTILLGALDDRPIAAFPNGMVSTSMQGGCTCESCCLLRVGTGNVELAALFAPRPQGMTAANDWTKAMMSDGYPELQKLYALYGKQENVFCVDLTHFRHNYNYVSRSHMYHWFNRHLNWGLKEPIVEADFKLLSPEEHAVWNDKHPQPPGGEAFERKLTKWVAARDAGLVAKMSAGELREAWGTLISREAPAYKAVAREKVKKVKRDGHLEFADILRLKAHGESLPVVSLYPAKEWNCKAVLILTGRGKAGLYGADGKPTAAVRKHLAAGTSVVGVDLFQQGEFLKDGKPLAQSRVVKNPREFAGYSFAYNHTLFARRVHDVLTVLAWVRGFESETPEHLRVEADAAITPVALAALAVAGWGVNEAALTPNGFEFADLKSYRDPNFLPGAVKYGGMKILRRLASDHGIQFIKAGK, encoded by the coding sequence ATGAAACGCATTCTGATCCCCCTGTGCGCGCTGGCTTGGGCGACATTGGCTGTCGCCGAGGTGCCGCGTGTTTTTCCTCAAGGACAACAGCCCGATGATATCCGCCTGAAACCGCTCAAGGATTTGAACGGCCATTTCCCCTTTGCCGTGCCCAAGACGCTGGAGGCGTGGAAGGCGCGCAAGGCGGCGCTGCAATTGCGGGTGGCGGTGGCCAATGGTCTGTACCCCATGCCGCCCAAGACGCCGCTGAACGCGGTGGTCCACGGCAAGGTGCATCGCAAGGGGTTTAGTGCGGAGAAAGTGTATTTCGAAAGTTTGCCGGGATTTTATGTCACCGGCATTTTGTTTCGGCCGACGGATAAGATCGAAGGCAAACGACCCGCAGTGTTATGTCCGCACGGCCATGGCGGGCGCCTGCAGATGCACAGTGAATCGGCGATTCTTAATGAGATTAAGATTGGCGCGGAGAAGCACAAGGAATCCGGTCGCATGCCCAAGGTGGCTCGCGCCGCCACGCTCGCGCGCCTCGGGAATGTGGTGCTGCTCTTCGACATGATCGGCTATGCGGACAGCACGCAGTTGTCCTACGAGCTGGCGCACCGTTTCCGCACGCAACGACCGGCGATGGAGGGCAAAACGAATTGGGGCCTCTACAGCGCTCAGGCCGAGCTACGGTTGCAATCGATCATGGGTCTGCAAACGTGGAACGGCATTCGTGCGCTGGATTTTTTGGCCAGCCTGCCGGAGGTGGATTCCAAACGCATCGCCGTGACTGGCGGCAGTGGCGGCGGCACGCAGACCATTTTGTTGGGGGCGTTGGATGACCGCCCGATCGCGGCGTTTCCCAACGGCATGGTAAGCACCTCCATGCAGGGCGGGTGCACCTGCGAGAGCTGTTGCTTACTTCGTGTGGGGACGGGCAATGTGGAGCTGGCCGCGCTCTTTGCGCCGCGGCCGCAGGGGATGACTGCTGCCAACGACTGGACCAAGGCAATGATGAGCGATGGTTATCCCGAGTTGCAAAAGTTGTACGCGCTCTACGGCAAACAGGAGAATGTGTTTTGTGTCGATCTCACGCACTTTCGGCATAACTACAATTACGTGTCACGAAGCCATATGTATCATTGGTTCAATCGCCATCTGAATTGGGGCCTGAAAGAACCGATCGTGGAGGCGGATTTCAAGCTGTTAAGTCCGGAAGAGCACGCGGTGTGGAACGATAAACATCCCCAACCGCCCGGCGGCGAGGCCTTCGAGCGCAAGCTGACCAAGTGGGTGGCCGCACGAGATGCCGGGCTTGTGGCGAAAATGTCCGCGGGCGAACTGCGCGAGGCTTGGGGCACATTGATTAGCCGCGAAGCCCCGGCCTACAAGGCGGTGGCTCGGGAGAAGGTGAAGAAAGTGAAACGCGACGGTCATCTGGAGTTTGCCGATATCCTCCGGCTGAAAGCGCATGGCGAATCGTTGCCGGTCGTGTCGTTGTATCCCGCCAAGGAATGGAACTGCAAGGCAGTGCTTATTTTGACCGGCAGAGGCAAGGCGGGCTTGTACGGGGCGGACGGCAAACCGACAGCGGCCGTGCGGAAACATTTGGCGGCCGGCACTTCAGTGGTGGGCGTGGATCTCTTTCAGCAAGGCGAGTTTCTCAAGGACGGCAAGCCGTTGGCGCAATCGCGTGTGGTGAAGAATCCACGGGAATTTGCCGGTTATAGTTTTGCCTATAATCACACGCTCTTTGCCCGGCGGGTGCATGATGTGTTGACCGTGCTGGCGTGGGTTCGTGGGTTCGAAAGTGAAACGCCCGAACACCTCCGCGTAGAGGCCGATGCCGCGATCACGCCGGTGGCACTGGCGGCCCTGGCCGTGGCCGGGTGGGGCGTGAACGAAGCGGCGTTGACGCCCAATGGCTTTGAGTTTGCGGATTTGAAATCTTATCGCGACCCGAATTTTCTTCCCGGCGCGGTGAAGTATGGCGGTATGAAAATCCTGCGCCGTTTGGCGTCGGATCACGGGATACAATTTATCAAGGCCGGGAAATGA
- a CDS encoding fumarylacetoacetate hydrolase family protein translates to MKLCRFEHAGRTQVGFYAEQQVVPLIAVAQAAGVVLTEGEDLLPFLPGGAEREAALRVDAWRVDHATAIEGLALKNVPILTPVPRPNKLLLLAGNYAKHIEEGGEIAVERARTYPYVFMKPASTTLNRHGGEIPIPAVSPNHIDWECELGVIIGRRAKGVTEAEALDYVAGYTVVNDISDRGFRPNPDRSERDRDKFFDWQHGKWHDGSCPVGPCVACPESIPDPQTLPLRLSVNGEVHQDASTAMQIFPVAAVIEFISSFVTLEPGDIISTGTAAGVGHAKGVHLKAGDQVEASIEGIGTLKNTMVSGD, encoded by the coding sequence ATGAAGCTCTGTCGATTCGAACACGCAGGGCGGACGCAGGTGGGCTTTTATGCCGAACAACAGGTCGTTCCGTTGATCGCAGTGGCGCAGGCGGCCGGCGTGGTGTTGACGGAGGGCGAGGATCTGTTGCCATTTTTACCCGGAGGCGCGGAACGCGAGGCGGCCCTGCGCGTGGACGCGTGGCGTGTGGATCATGCCACGGCGATCGAAGGGTTGGCCTTGAAGAATGTTCCGATTCTCACGCCCGTTCCTCGGCCCAACAAGCTCCTGCTGTTGGCGGGCAATTACGCCAAACACATCGAGGAAGGCGGTGAGATCGCGGTGGAGCGCGCGCGTACGTATCCGTATGTGTTCATGAAACCGGCCTCCACGACGCTCAATCGGCACGGTGGCGAGATTCCCATTCCGGCCGTGTCACCGAATCACATCGATTGGGAATGCGAATTGGGCGTTATCATTGGGCGCCGGGCCAAAGGCGTGACTGAGGCTGAAGCGCTCGATTACGTGGCGGGGTACACGGTGGTGAACGACATCTCCGATCGAGGTTTCCGGCCCAATCCGGATCGTTCAGAACGCGATCGGGACAAGTTTTTCGATTGGCAACATGGCAAATGGCATGACGGCAGTTGTCCGGTTGGGCCGTGTGTGGCTTGTCCTGAATCGATTCCGGATCCGCAGACCTTGCCATTGCGTCTTTCGGTAAACGGCGAAGTGCATCAGGACGCCAGCACCGCGATGCAGATTTTTCCCGTGGCGGCAGTAATTGAATTCATCTCCTCCTTCGTCACGTTGGAACCCGGCGACATCATCTCCACCGGCACCGCCGCCGGCGTCGGCCACGCCAAAGGGGTGCACCTAAAAGCCGGCGATCAGGTTGAGGCGAGTATCGAAGGAATCGGGACGCTGAAGAACACGATGGTGTCCGGCGATTAA
- a CDS encoding zinc-dependent alcohol dehydrogenase family protein has protein sequence MKTAAAVLHEMGRPLPYADSQPMVIEEIDLDGPGEGEVLVEVKGAGLCHSDLSVINGSRARQMPMVLGHEASGIVREVGPGVRGLQADDHVIFTFIPSCGHCRYCTVGKPSLCEPGAKANNAGVLMNGAQRFSSNGQSYFHHCGVSGYSQYTIALPGSLVKIDSTLPFEHATLFGCAVMTGTGAAMNTANIRPGQSVAVFGLGGVGLAALIGAKACNAGQIIAVDLLDSKLQMARNLGATHTINAAENNPVEVIQDLTHGGVEIAIESVGNATVLAQAYESTMRGGTTVAIGLPHPDHQFSIPAVTLSAMEKTVKGSYQGSCVPTRDIPRFIEMFHAGQLPVDQLLTDTIALEDINTGFDRLHKGEVARQVILF, from the coding sequence ATGAAAACCGCCGCTGCTGTGTTGCACGAGATGGGGCGTCCGCTGCCTTATGCGGACTCCCAGCCGATGGTCATTGAGGAAATCGATCTTGATGGCCCCGGCGAAGGCGAGGTTCTGGTCGAGGTGAAAGGCGCCGGTTTGTGTCATTCGGATCTCTCTGTGATCAATGGCTCGCGGGCACGCCAAATGCCCATGGTGCTCGGCCACGAAGCCAGCGGCATCGTTCGCGAAGTGGGGCCCGGCGTGCGCGGGCTGCAGGCCGATGATCATGTGATTTTCACCTTCATCCCCAGCTGCGGTCATTGCCGGTATTGCACGGTGGGCAAACCCTCCCTATGCGAACCCGGTGCTAAGGCCAACAATGCCGGCGTGCTGATGAACGGCGCCCAACGCTTCAGTAGCAATGGCCAATCCTATTTCCATCACTGCGGCGTGAGCGGCTACTCGCAATACACCATCGCCCTGCCCGGCTCGCTGGTGAAGATCGATTCCACCCTGCCCTTTGAGCACGCCACGTTGTTTGGCTGCGCGGTCATGACCGGCACGGGGGCGGCGATGAACACGGCCAATATCCGGCCCGGCCAGAGTGTCGCGGTATTCGGATTGGGCGGCGTGGGGCTCGCGGCATTGATTGGAGCCAAGGCCTGCAACGCCGGCCAAATCATTGCAGTCGATTTGCTCGATTCCAAACTCCAGATGGCCCGCAACCTCGGCGCCACCCACACCATCAACGCAGCGGAAAACAATCCGGTGGAAGTCATTCAGGATCTCACCCATGGCGGTGTGGAAATCGCCATTGAAAGTGTGGGCAACGCCACTGTGCTGGCGCAGGCCTACGAATCTACAATGCGCGGCGGCACCACCGTTGCTATCGGTCTACCGCATCCCGATCATCAATTCAGCATTCCGGCTGTGACGCTCAGTGCCATGGAGAAAACGGTGAAGGGCTCCTATCAGGGAAGCTGCGTGCCCACCCGCGATATCCCGCGCTTCATTGAGATGTTCCACGCCGGCCAACTGCCGGTGGATCAGCTCCTCACCGACACCATCGCATTGGAAGACATCAACACGGGCTTTGATCGGCTGCACAAAGGTGAAGTCGCTCGGCAGGTGATTTTGTTTTAA
- a CDS encoding type II secretion system protein: MMTVHRMRPRQAFTLIELLVVIAIIGILAGLLLPSLARGKAKANRIKCVNNLRQQHAGFLAFSHAHDDRLPWLLTPRQGEVLWQELYGKEHTGAHHLWDIRFLYLPAPIRKELGTARILASPCDPVVVPYNELERAEGRWDGFGHAFDGVHIHMDRRALSYGLHLGADMLRPSGVLAFTRNVEGEDPYEFNYPVKRTKPEFWPYLGGALRVSNAGSSRQGFVGNSESDTMRLKKYAISGLGKSQGQLVRVDGSARISNDADLADAVRANASTSGGNYLGVNENFTRPTQEEIPPEILRIQ, from the coding sequence ATGATGACGGTGCACCGAATGAGGCCAAGACAGGCATTTACCCTGATCGAATTGCTGGTGGTGATTGCGATCATCGGCATTTTGGCCGGCTTGCTTCTGCCTTCTCTGGCCCGTGGCAAGGCTAAGGCGAACCGGATTAAGTGTGTAAACAATTTGCGCCAACAACACGCGGGGTTTCTGGCTTTTTCCCATGCGCATGATGATCGTCTGCCATGGTTGCTGACGCCCCGGCAGGGTGAGGTTTTATGGCAGGAGTTGTACGGCAAGGAACACACCGGCGCGCATCATCTTTGGGACATCCGTTTTCTCTATTTACCGGCGCCGATTCGAAAGGAACTGGGGACGGCCCGGATACTGGCCTCACCCTGCGATCCAGTGGTGGTGCCTTATAATGAACTGGAGCGTGCCGAGGGGCGCTGGGACGGGTTTGGGCATGCCTTTGATGGGGTGCACATTCATATGGATCGCCGTGCGTTAAGTTATGGATTGCACCTTGGCGCAGATATGCTGCGGCCGTCTGGGGTGCTGGCGTTCACCCGAAACGTGGAAGGGGAGGATCCCTATGAATTTAACTATCCAGTCAAGCGCACCAAGCCGGAATTCTGGCCTTACCTCGGGGGCGCGTTGCGTGTCAGCAATGCGGGATCTAGTCGCCAAGGGTTTGTCGGGAACTCAGAGAGCGACACAATGCGGTTGAAGAAATACGCGATCAGCGGCTTGGGCAAGAGTCAGGGGCAATTGGTTCGTGTGGACGGGAGTGCCCGCATTTCCAATGACGCAGATCTTGCGGATGCGGTGCGGGCGAATGCCAGCACATCAGGCGGGAATTATCTTGGGGTGAATGAAAATTTCACGCGCCCGACTCAAGAGGAAATCCCTCCGGAAATTCTCCGGATCCAATAA
- a CDS encoding alpha/beta hydrolase: MRLLLFTVILFQLLTPAHAIEAWKSMNLWPGKAPGETYELPPEAEQPARPGQKQVIRIGNVSAPTLSVFKPKNPNGTAVVICPGGGYNILAWDLEGTEVAEWLNGIGVTAIVLKYRVPRRKDREKHAAPLQDAQRALGLTRQHAKAWGINPKRIGILGFSAGGHLTATAMTNYRKRTYPAQDAADQVSCRPDFGVLVYPAYLVDNETKTQLVPEVPVDKDTPPAIFIHAGDDRVTADSSVQMWLAMRRAGVHSALHVFPHGGHGYGLRPSADPVSKWPKLVEAWLKRTEWVK, translated from the coding sequence ATGCGCTTGCTACTGTTTACAGTCATCCTGTTCCAGCTCCTCACACCGGCTCACGCAATTGAGGCGTGGAAATCCATGAATCTCTGGCCCGGCAAAGCTCCTGGGGAAACGTATGAACTCCCGCCGGAAGCCGAACAACCGGCGCGTCCTGGCCAAAAACAGGTCATCCGAATCGGCAATGTCAGCGCCCCCACGCTGTCGGTATTCAAACCCAAGAACCCCAATGGCACGGCCGTGGTGATTTGCCCGGGCGGCGGCTACAACATCTTGGCTTGGGACCTCGAAGGCACGGAAGTCGCCGAATGGTTGAACGGCATTGGCGTGACGGCGATTGTGTTGAAGTACCGCGTGCCTCGCCGCAAAGACCGCGAGAAACACGCCGCGCCGTTGCAGGACGCCCAACGCGCGCTCGGCCTGACCCGCCAACACGCCAAGGCGTGGGGGATCAATCCCAAGCGCATCGGCATACTGGGATTTTCCGCCGGCGGCCATTTAACAGCGACGGCTATGACCAATTATCGCAAACGCACTTACCCCGCTCAGGATGCCGCGGACCAAGTCAGTTGCCGCCCGGACTTCGGCGTGCTCGTGTACCCGGCCTATCTCGTCGATAACGAAACAAAAACCCAACTCGTCCCCGAGGTGCCGGTGGATAAAGACACGCCGCCCGCCATATTCATCCATGCCGGCGATGACCGGGTGACCGCCGACAGCAGCGTGCAAATGTGGCTGGCCATGCGCCGTGCCGGCGTGCATTCGGCGCTGCATGTGTTCCCGCATGGCGGCCACGGCTACGGTCTGCGCCCCTCCGCCGATCCCGTTTCCAAATGGCCCAAACTAGTGGAAGCCTGGCTCAAGCGCACGGAGTGGGTGAAATGA
- a CDS encoding type II secretion system protein produces the protein MQLTAIKRAFTLVELLVVIAIISVLAGLLLPTLAKGKAKANRIKCVNNLRQVNAALRGFSMTHDSRYPWLLTRQQGDAMFKQMYGQAHSGWVHLWDIRFMFLSEPARRELVTARVLASPCDPSVTVYNEEEATNGKWEGFGAGFDGIHIHMDRRSMSYGVHLGADEQRPASILAFTRNLIGTQAFEFDYPAGKALPDIAEFLGGSLQSAIHNSALQQFIGNDHADSVMLQRHAMAGLSASQGQITLADGSVQQTTDAGLAKAIKGHASSHGGSYLGVNENFTRPTQRPDPDGVMEIR, from the coding sequence ATGCAGTTAACAGCAATTAAGCGAGCGTTCACGCTGGTGGAGTTGTTGGTGGTGATTGCCATCATCAGTGTGCTGGCTGGTTTGCTGCTGCCCACGCTGGCCAAAGGCAAGGCGAAGGCGAACCGGATTAAGTGCGTAAACAATCTTCGCCAAGTGAACGCGGCGCTGCGCGGGTTTTCCATGACACACGATTCGCGTTATCCGTGGTTGCTCACGCGGCAGCAAGGCGATGCGATGTTCAAGCAAATGTACGGGCAGGCGCATTCGGGTTGGGTTCATTTGTGGGACATTCGGTTTATGTTTTTGAGCGAACCGGCCCGGCGCGAGCTGGTGACCGCGCGTGTGTTGGCTTCGCCGTGCGATCCTTCGGTGACGGTTTATAATGAAGAGGAAGCCACCAATGGCAAATGGGAAGGCTTCGGCGCGGGTTTCGATGGTATTCATATTCACATGGATCGCCGCTCGATGAGCTATGGCGTGCACCTCGGCGCGGATGAGCAACGCCCCGCGAGCATTCTCGCCTTTACACGCAACCTCATTGGCACGCAGGCGTTTGAATTTGATTATCCCGCGGGGAAAGCGCTGCCGGACATCGCGGAGTTTCTCGGCGGTTCGTTGCAATCGGCCATACACAATTCTGCGCTGCAACAATTCATCGGCAACGACCACGCCGATTCTGTGATGCTTCAACGCCACGCGATGGCTGGATTAAGCGCGAGCCAAGGCCAAATCACCCTTGCCGATGGCAGCGTGCAGCAGACGACAGACGCGGGTCTCGCCAAAGCCATCAAGGGCCACGCGAGCAGCCACGGGGGTTCATACCTGGGGGTAAACGAAAATTTCACGCGCCCCACCCAGCGACCCGATCCCGACGGGGTGATGGAAATCCGCTAA
- a CDS encoding Gfo/Idh/MocA family oxidoreductase: MIRMGLIGLSHDHVWDLLPEMAANEHVELVAAASTKPPLLERIGKEFGVATYTDSAEMAASQQLDAVCLFGDNRAGSEEGVKALERGWHVLIEKPLAADLAGADQLLQTADTTGKRLMVNWPIAWWSGVQHALALAHSGEIGEVWQVRYRAAHQGPKEMGASEYFCDWLYDPNRNGGGALMDYCCYGAVLSRVLLGRPHSVTAVTGNLVKTDLDAEDNAVLLMQYPKAISIAEASWTQIDNVTHYHTQIYGTEGTLLAAPDEGPLLLATPKYPEGKPVDVPKAPAHLQNPIAHFLHCLDNDTAFQPLCRPGHCRDAQEILEAGMQSATAGTKVDLPQLTGMD; the protein is encoded by the coding sequence ATGATACGCATGGGGCTCATCGGGTTGTCGCACGATCACGTGTGGGATTTACTGCCGGAGATGGCGGCCAACGAACACGTGGAATTGGTCGCCGCCGCCAGCACCAAGCCGCCGTTGCTCGAGCGCATCGGTAAGGAATTCGGCGTGGCCACTTACACCGATTCTGCCGAAATGGCCGCCAGCCAACAGCTCGATGCCGTTTGCCTCTTTGGCGATAACCGCGCCGGCTCGGAGGAAGGCGTGAAAGCCCTCGAACGGGGTTGGCATGTGCTCATCGAAAAACCCCTCGCCGCCGATCTCGCCGGGGCCGATCAACTTCTCCAAACCGCCGACACGACCGGCAAGCGGTTGATGGTCAACTGGCCCATCGCGTGGTGGTCCGGCGTGCAACACGCGCTCGCCCTCGCGCATTCCGGCGAAATCGGCGAGGTGTGGCAAGTGCGTTACCGCGCCGCACATCAGGGACCCAAAGAAATGGGCGCGAGTGAATATTTTTGCGATTGGCTCTATGACCCCAACCGCAACGGTGGCGGCGCGTTGATGGATTATTGCTGCTATGGCGCGGTGCTTTCGCGCGTGCTGCTCGGCCGCCCCCACAGTGTTACGGCCGTCACCGGCAATCTGGTGAAGACCGATCTCGACGCGGAAGACAACGCCGTGTTGCTGATGCAATACCCCAAAGCCATCAGCATCGCCGAAGCCAGCTGGACGCAAATCGACAATGTCACCCACTACCACACCCAAATCTACGGAACTGAAGGTACCCTGCTCGCCGCGCCTGATGAAGGCCCGTTGCTGCTCGCCACGCCAAAATATCCTGAAGGCAAACCAGTGGATGTGCCAAAGGCGCCTGCGCATTTACAAAACCCCATCGCCCATTTCTTGCATTGCCTCGATAACGACACCGCTTTCCAACCTCTCTGCCGCCCCGGCCACTGTCGCGACGCCCAGGAAATTCTCGAGGCGGGAATGCAATCCGCCACCGCTGGAACCAAGGTGGATCTTCCTCAACTCACGGGGATGGACTAA
- a CDS encoding NADPH:quinone reductase: protein MQAAYIEQTGGPEVIQFGDLPDPLPKSGEVLVRVGAASVNPIDTYTRGGMIATELPMPFVVGSDLAGTVEAVGEGVTQWEIGNRVWGANQGGNGRQGTSAEYACVNADWLHATPDGVSDEHAAAVALVGITAHIGLVLRAKVAMGETVFVNGGAGGVGSMVVQISKALGARVIATAGSDERVATAKALGADEGINYKTEDVAERVKELAPDGVNVLWETRRDTDFERTIGLLAQRGRMVVMAGRDARPVLPVGPLYVKDCSVHGFAMFNYTAEEQRPCGEHLNRWLSEGKLKANIDRVLPLSEAAAAHQLQEENTLNLAGTLAGKIVLKP from the coding sequence ATGCAGGCAGCGTACATTGAGCAAACCGGCGGTCCGGAGGTGATTCAATTCGGCGATTTGCCTGACCCCTTGCCCAAGTCCGGCGAAGTGCTGGTGCGCGTCGGCGCGGCTTCGGTGAATCCCATCGACACATATACGCGCGGCGGGATGATTGCGACCGAGTTGCCAATGCCGTTTGTGGTGGGCAGTGATTTGGCGGGCACGGTGGAGGCGGTTGGCGAGGGCGTTACGCAATGGGAAATTGGCAACCGCGTGTGGGGCGCAAACCAAGGCGGGAATGGACGGCAAGGCACCTCAGCGGAGTACGCGTGTGTGAATGCAGACTGGCTGCACGCAACGCCCGACGGTGTGAGCGATGAGCATGCAGCAGCGGTGGCACTGGTGGGCATCACCGCACACATCGGCTTGGTACTGCGCGCAAAAGTGGCAATGGGTGAGACTGTGTTTGTGAACGGGGGTGCGGGCGGAGTGGGTTCGATGGTGGTGCAGATTTCAAAAGCACTTGGCGCGCGCGTGATCGCCACCGCCGGTAGTGATGAACGTGTAGCCACGGCAAAGGCGCTGGGTGCGGATGAGGGCATCAATTATAAAACTGAAGACGTGGCCGAGCGCGTCAAGGAATTGGCACCGGACGGCGTGAACGTGCTGTGGGAAACAAGGCGCGATACGGATTTTGAAAGGACTATCGGCCTGCTCGCCCAGCGCGGGCGAATGGTGGTGATGGCCGGCCGCGATGCGCGCCCCGTGCTGCCGGTGGGACCGTTGTACGTGAAGGATTGCTCCGTGCACGGATTTGCGATGTTCAATTACACGGCGGAAGAGCAGCGCCCGTGCGGCGAACATCTCAACCGCTGGCTGTCCGAGGGCAAACTCAAGGCAAACATCGACCGCGTGTTGCCACTTTCCGAAGCCGCTGCGGCGCACCAGTTGCAGGAGGAAAACACCTTAAACCTCGCGGGCACTTTGGCGGGGAAGATTGTGCTGAAGCCTTAA